A portion of the Edaphobacter lichenicola genome contains these proteins:
- a CDS encoding STAS domain-containing protein, which translates to MSMKVKTRQVDGITILDLSGRITLGEGSVTIRDAVRDVLAKGSNKILLNLGDISYIDSSGIGELVSAFTTVKNSGGELKLLNLTKKVHDLLQITKLYTVFDVKDDEATAISSFTK; encoded by the coding sequence ATGAGCATGAAAGTAAAAACTCGCCAGGTGGACGGCATTACCATTCTGGATCTCAGCGGCCGCATTACCCTAGGCGAGGGCAGTGTAACGATTCGCGACGCCGTACGTGACGTGCTCGCGAAGGGTTCCAATAAGATTCTGCTTAACCTGGGCGACATCAGCTACATCGACAGCTCGGGCATCGGAGAGCTGGTCAGCGCCTTCACCACCGTCAAAAATAGCGGCGGTGAGTTGAAGCTGCTGAATCTGACCAAGAAGGTCCACGACCTGCTGCAGATCACCAAGCTCTACACTGTCTTCGACGTCAAGGACGACGAGGCAACCGCAATCTCTTCCTTCACCAAGTAA